Proteins encoded together in one Quercus lobata isolate SW786 chromosome 3, ValleyOak3.0 Primary Assembly, whole genome shotgun sequence window:
- the LOC115980202 gene encoding uncharacterized protein LOC115980202: protein MSCFKLPDSLCKELNSMMSNFWWEQKEKERKMAWISWEKLCTPKKEGGMSFRDLKTFNLALLAKQGWRIQQNPSSMFHRVFKAKYFGGSSFEDAQLGNRPSYVWRSIMAAKEIVEKGSRWVIGNGKQVHIWKDRWIPTSVSFKVVSPRGSSNNVEWVSNLINTETRS, encoded by the coding sequence ATGAGTTGCTTCAAGCTTCCAGACTCTTTGTGTAAAGAGTTGAATTCAATGATGAGTAACTTTTGGTGGGAGcagaaggagaaagagaggaaaatggCATGGATCTCTTGGGAAAAATTGTGCACTCCAAAGAAGGAGGGGGGCATGAGTTTTAGGGACTTAAAGACCTTCAACCTGGCCCTACTCGCCAAACAAGGGTGGCGGATTCAACAAAATCCTAGTTCTATGTTCCATAGAGTTTTTAAAGCAAAATACTTTGGAGGTAGCTCGTTTGAGGATGCACAATTGGGCAATAGACCTTCCTATGTATGGAGAAGCATCATGGCAGCCAAGGAGATTGTTGAAAAGGGGTCTAGATGGGTCATTGGTAATGGCAAACAGGTGCACATTTGGAAGGATAGATGGATTCCAACATCGGTCTCTTTCAAGGTAGTCAGTCCAAGGGGTTCTTCAAACAATGTGGAGTGGGTTTCGAACCTTATTAATACTGAAACTAGAAGTTAG
- the LOC115981529 gene encoding amidase 1-like isoform X2 produces MAKDSDYGAFMEKFVLQPSPSAHELPLSGLTFAVKDLYDVDGYVTGFGNPDWARTHPAATSTAPAVLSVLRAGATCIGKTVMDEMAYSIEGENIHYGTPRNPCAPDRIPGGSSSGSAVAVAAKLVDFALGSDTGGSVRVPASYCGILGFRPSHDVVSTTGVIPMAQSFDSMGWFARNPVILNRVGRVLMQLPDVDPVNPSQIIIAEDCFQLSAIPSDRLTEPLLKSVNKLFGGDLVKHAILGDYVKEKVPSLKQFMTEETADQENNIPSLAALSSAMRLLQRYEFKKHHGEWVSTVKPDLGPGMSERIWKAIRTTDENVDVCHSVRTELRAALNALLGVSIPLGLYDNLPVAISLLAKHGSDGFLLNLVESLYKNIQEEVGIAEKKGY; encoded by the exons ATGGCAAAAGATTCAGACTATGGTGCGTTCATGGAGAAGTTCGTTCTACAACCAAGCCCATCAGCCCATGAGCTTCCTTTGAGTGGACTCACCTTTGCCGTTAAAGACTT ATACGATGTTGATGGATATGTGACTGGGTTTGGAAATCCTGACTGGGCAAGGACTCATCCGGCTGCCACGTCGACAGCCCCAGCCGTTTTGTCAGTCTTAAGGGCAGGTGCTACATGTATTGGTAAAACTGTCATGGATGAAATGGCATACAG TATAGAAGGAGAAAATATACATTATGGCACACCTAGAAATCCATGTGCGCCTGATCGGATACCTGGAGGATCTTCCAGTGGATCAGCTGTTGCTGTAGCCGCAAAGCTTGTTGATTTTGCCTTAG GAAGTGACACTGGAGGAAGTGTAAGAGTACCTGCATCATACTGTGGAATTCTTGGCTTTCGGCCTTCACATGATGTCGTTTCTACAACTGGAGTTATTCCTATGGCACAGAGTTTTGATAGCATGG GATGGTTTGCTAGGAATCCTGTGATTTTGAACAGAGTTGGACGAGTACTAATGCAATTACCTGATGTGGATCCTGTCAACCCCTCCCAGATAATTATTGCTGAAGATTGTTTCCAGCTTTCAGCCATTCCAAGTGATCGTCTTACTGAACCGCTTTTGAAATCAGTGAACAAGCTCTTTGGAG GTGATCTTGTAAAGCATGCAATCCTTGGGGACTATGTCAAGGAAAAAGTTCCAAGTTTAAAACAATTCATGACTGAGGAAACTGCAGATCAAGAGAACAATATACCATCTTTGGCAGCCCTTTCAAGTGCCATGCGGCTGCTTCAAAG GTATGAATTCAAGAAACACCATGGTGAATGGGTCAGTACTGTCAAACCTGATTTGGGTCCTGGAATGTCAGAAAGGATATGGAAAGCCATTAGGACAACAGATGAAAATGTGGATGTCTGTCACTCTGTAAGGACTGAACTACGTGCTGCTCTTAATGCTCTTCTTGGG GTGAGCATACCACTAGGGCTGTATGATAATCTTCCTGTGGCAATTTCCTTGTTGGCGAAACATGGCTCGGATGGGTTCCTGCTTAATCTTGTTGAGTCTTTGTACAAAAATATCCAAGAAGAGGTTGGCATTGCTGAGAAAAAGGGTTACTGA
- the LOC115981527 gene encoding amidase 1-like, translating into MAIDSDYGAFMEKFVLQSSPSSHELPLNSLTFAVKDIYDVDGYVTGFGNPDWARTHPAATSTAPAVLAVLRAGATCIGKTVMDEMAYSINGENIHYGTPRNPCAPDRVPGGSSSGSAVAVGAKLVDFALGTDTGGSIRVPASYCGILGFRPSHDVISTTGVIPMAQSFDSMGWFARDPVILNRVGRVLLQLPNVDAVNPSQIIIAEDCFQLSAIPSDRVTEPLFKSVSKLFGGDLVKHAILGDYVKEKVPSLKQFMTKENADQEYNIPSLAALSSAMRLLQRYEFKKNHGEWVSTVKPDLGPGISERVWEAIRTTDENVDVCHSVKTELRAALNALLGDCGVLAIPTVPGPPPKLQCDPIPLEAFRAKAFSLLSIAGVSGFCQVSIPLGLYDNLPVAISLLAKHGSDGFLLNLVESLYKNIQEEVGIAEKKGY; encoded by the exons ATGGCAATAGATTCAGACTATGGTGCATTCATGGAGAAGTTCGTTCTACAATCAAGCCCATCATCCCATGAGCTTCCTTTGAATTCACTCACCTTTGCTGTTAAAGACAT ATATGATGTTGATGGATATGTGACTGGCTTTGGAAATCCTGACTGGGCAAGGACTCATCCGGCTGCCACGTCGACAGCCCCAGCCGTTTTGGCAGTCTTAAGGGCAGGTGCTACATGTATTGGTAAAACTGTCATGGATGAAATGGCATATAG TATAAATGGAGAAAATATACATTATGGCACACCTAGAAATCCATGTGCTCCTGATCGGGTACCCGGAGGATCTTCCAGTGGATCTGCTGTTGCTGTAGGAGCAAAGCTTGTTGATTTTGCCTTAG GAACTGACACTGGAGGAAGTATAAGAGTACCTGCATCATACTGTGGAATTCTTGGCTTTCGGCCTTCACATGATGTCATTTCTACAACTGGAGTTATTCCTATGGCACAGAGTTTTGATAGCATGG GATGGTTTGCTAGGGATCCTGTGATTTTGAACAGAGTTGGACGAGTACTACTGCAATTACCTAATGTGGATGCTGTCAACCCCTCTCAGATAATTATTGCTGAGGATTGTTTCCAGCTTTCAGCCATTCCAAGTGATCGTGTTACTGAACCACTTTTTAAATCAGTGAGCAAGCTCTTTGGAG GTGATCTTGTAAAGCATGCAATCCTTGGGGACTATGTCAAGGAAAAAGTTCCGAGTTTAAAACAATTTATGACTAAGGAAAATGCAGATCAAGAGTACAATATACCATCTTTGGCAGCCCTTTCAAGTGCCATGCGGCTGCTTCAAAG gtatgaattcaagaaaaaccATGGTGAATGGGTCAGTACTGTCAAACCTGATTTGGGTCCTGGAATATCAGAAAGGGTATGGGAAGCCATTAGGACAACAGATGAAAATGTGGATGTCTGTCACTCTGTAAAGACTGAACTACGTGCTGCTCTTAATGCTCTTCTTGGg GATTGTGGTGTCCTGGCAATTCCCACAGTTCCAGGGCCTCCACCAAAACTACAATGTGATCCAATTCCATTAGAAGCTTTTCGTGCCAAGGCTTTTAGCTTGCTATCAATTGCTGGAGTATCCGGATTCTGccaa GTGAGTATTCCACTAGGGCTCTATGATAATCTTCCTGTGGCAATTTCCTTGTTGGCAAAACATGGTTCAGATGGGTTCCTGCTTAATCTTGTTGAGTCTCTGTACAAAAATATCCAAGAAGAGGTTGGCATTGCTGAGAAAAAGGGTTACTGA
- the LOC115981529 gene encoding amidase 1-like isoform X1, with protein MAKDSDYGAFMEKFVLQPSPSAHELPLSGLTFAVKDLYDVDGYVTGFGNPDWARTHPAATSTAPAVLSVLRAGATCIGKTVMDEMAYSIEGENIHYGTPRNPCAPDRIPGGSSSGSAVAVAAKLVDFALGSDTGGSVRVPASYCGILGFRPSHDVVSTTGVIPMAQSFDSMGWFARNPVILNRVGRVLMQLPDVDPVNPSQIIIAEDCFQLSAIPSDRLTEPLLKSVNKLFGGDLVKHAILGDYVKEKVPSLKQFMTEETADQENNIPSLAALSSAMRLLQRYEFKKHHGEWVSTVKPDLGPGMSERIWKAIRTTDENVDVCHSVRTELRAALNALLGDCGVLAIPTVLEPPPKLQCDPIRLEALLVKTFSLLSNAGLTGFCQVSIPLGLYDNLPVAISLLAKHGSDGFLLNLVESLYKNIQEEVGIAEKKGY; from the exons ATGGCAAAAGATTCAGACTATGGTGCGTTCATGGAGAAGTTCGTTCTACAACCAAGCCCATCAGCCCATGAGCTTCCTTTGAGTGGACTCACCTTTGCCGTTAAAGACTT ATACGATGTTGATGGATATGTGACTGGGTTTGGAAATCCTGACTGGGCAAGGACTCATCCGGCTGCCACGTCGACAGCCCCAGCCGTTTTGTCAGTCTTAAGGGCAGGTGCTACATGTATTGGTAAAACTGTCATGGATGAAATGGCATACAG TATAGAAGGAGAAAATATACATTATGGCACACCTAGAAATCCATGTGCGCCTGATCGGATACCTGGAGGATCTTCCAGTGGATCAGCTGTTGCTGTAGCCGCAAAGCTTGTTGATTTTGCCTTAG GAAGTGACACTGGAGGAAGTGTAAGAGTACCTGCATCATACTGTGGAATTCTTGGCTTTCGGCCTTCACATGATGTCGTTTCTACAACTGGAGTTATTCCTATGGCACAGAGTTTTGATAGCATGG GATGGTTTGCTAGGAATCCTGTGATTTTGAACAGAGTTGGACGAGTACTAATGCAATTACCTGATGTGGATCCTGTCAACCCCTCCCAGATAATTATTGCTGAAGATTGTTTCCAGCTTTCAGCCATTCCAAGTGATCGTCTTACTGAACCGCTTTTGAAATCAGTGAACAAGCTCTTTGGAG GTGATCTTGTAAAGCATGCAATCCTTGGGGACTATGTCAAGGAAAAAGTTCCAAGTTTAAAACAATTCATGACTGAGGAAACTGCAGATCAAGAGAACAATATACCATCTTTGGCAGCCCTTTCAAGTGCCATGCGGCTGCTTCAAAG GTATGAATTCAAGAAACACCATGGTGAATGGGTCAGTACTGTCAAACCTGATTTGGGTCCTGGAATGTCAGAAAGGATATGGAAAGCCATTAGGACAACAGATGAAAATGTGGATGTCTGTCACTCTGTAAGGACTGAACTACGTGCTGCTCTTAATGCTCTTCTTGGG GATTGTGGTGTCCTGGCAATTCCCACGGTTTTAGAGCCTCCACCAAAACTACAATGTGATCCAATTCGATTAGAAGCTCTTTTAGTCAAGACTTTTAGCTTGCTGTCAAATGCTGGATTAACCGGATTCTGccaa GTGAGCATACCACTAGGGCTGTATGATAATCTTCCTGTGGCAATTTCCTTGTTGGCGAAACATGGCTCGGATGGGTTCCTGCTTAATCTTGTTGAGTCTTTGTACAAAAATATCCAAGAAGAGGTTGGCATTGCTGAGAAAAAGGGTTACTGA
- the LOC115981528 gene encoding amidase 1-like: MAKVSDYGAFMEKFFLQPSPSAHELPLNSLTFAVKDIYDVDGYVTGFGNPDWARTHPAATSTAPAVLSVLRAGATCIGKTVMDEMAYSIEGENIHYGTPRNPCAPDRIPGGSSSGSAVAVAAKLVDFALGSDTGGSVRVPASYCGILGFRPSHDVVSTTGVIPMAQSFDSMGWFARDPVILNRVGQVLMQLPDVDPVNPSQIIIAEDCFQLSAIPSDRLTEPLLKSVNKLFGGDLVKHAILGDYVKEKVPSLKQLMTEETADQENNIPSLAALSSARQLLQRYEFKKHHGEWVSTVKPDLGPGISERIWAAVRTTDENVDVCHSVRTELRAALNALLGDCGVLAIPTVLEAPPKLQCDPISLDALFVKTFSLLSIAGLSGFCQVSVPLGLYDNLPVAISLLAKHGSDGFLLNLVESLYKNIQEEVGIAEKKGY, encoded by the exons ATGGCAAAAGTTTCAGACTATGGTGCATTCATGGAGAAGTTCTTTCTACAACCAAGCCCATCAGCCCATGAGCTTCCTTTGAATTCACTCACCTTTGCTGTTAAAGACAT ATATGATGTTGATGGATATGTGACTGGGTTTGGAAATCCTGACTGGGCAAGGACTCATCCGGCTGCCACGTCGACAGCCCCAGCCGTTTTGTCAGTCTTAAGGGCAGGTGCTACATGTATTGGTAAAACTGTCATGGATGAAATGGCATACAG TATAGAAGGAGAAAATATACATTATGGCACACCTAGAAATCCATGTGCGCCTGATCGGATACCTGGAGGATCTTCCAGTGGATCAGCTGTTGCTGTAGCCGCAAAGCTTGTTGATTTTGCCTTAG GAAGTGACACTGGAGGAAGTGTAAGAGTACCTGCATCATACTGTGGAATTCTTGGCTTTCGGCCTTCACATGATGTCGTTTCTACAACTGGAGTTATTCCTATGGCACAGAGTTTTGATAGCATGG GATGGTTTGCTAGGGATCCTGTGATTTTGAACAGAGTTGGACAAGTACTAATGCAATTACCTGATGTGGATCCTGTCAACCCCTCCCAGATAATTATTGCTGAAGATTGTTTCCAGCTTTCAGCCATTCCAAGTGATCGTCTTACTGAACCGCTTTTGAAATCAGTGAACAAGCTCTTTGGAG GTGATCTTGTAAAGCATGCAATCCTTGGGGACTATGTCAAGGAAAAAGTTCCAAGTTTAAAACAACTTATGACTGAGGAAACTGCAGATCAAGAGAACAATATACCATCTTTGGCAGCCCTTTCAAGTGCCAGGCAGCTGCTTCAAAG GTATGAATTCAAGAAACACCATGGTGAATGGGTCAGTACTGTCAAACCTGATTTGGGTCCTGGAATATCAGAAAGGATATGGGCAGCCGTTAGGACAACAGATGAAAATGTGGATGTCTGTCACTCTGTAAGGACTGAACTTCGTGCTGCTCTTAATGCTCTTCTTGGG GATTGTGGTGTCCTGGCAATTCCCACGGTTTTAGAGGCTCCACCAAAACTACAATGTGATCCAATTTCATTAGATGCTCTTTTTGTCAAGACTTTTAGCTTGCTGTCAATTGCTGGATTATCCGGATTCTGccaa GTGAGCGTACCACTAGGGCTGTATGATAATCTTCCTGTGGCAATTTCCTTGTTGGCGAAACATGGCTCAGATGGGTTCCTGCTTAATCTTGTTGAGTCTCTATACAAAAATATCCAAGAAGAGGTTGGCATTGCTGAGAAAAAGGGTTACTGA
- the LOC115981530 gene encoding protein FAM32A-like has protein sequence MSGYENVVGGKLKLKGKALDVKAGGVKKKKKNKKRQDQISEVTENELPAGGSAELSTDPNEEDVDDAKKMSGDGKTVHCDDHLTPAEKRYIEQRDQIDVHRLAKVANKSHRDRIQDFNQYLANMSEHYDIPKVGPG, from the exons ATGTCAGGTTATGAGAATGTCGTTGGGGGTAAGCTGAAGCTTAAGGGAAAAGCCCTGGATGTCAAGGCTGGTggggtgaagaagaaaaagaaaaataagaaacgTCAGGATCAAATTTCAGAGGTTACAGAAAATGAACTTCCGGCAG GTGGAAGTGCAGAGCTATCCACTGATCCTAACGAGGAAGATGTAGATGATGCCAAAAAAATGAGTGGCGATGGGAAGACTGTTCATTGTGACGATCATCTCACTCCTGCAGAAAAGCGATATATTGAACAGAGGGATCAAATTGATGTTCATAGATTGGCTAAGGTAGCTAATAAATCTCACCGTGACAGGATTCAGGATTTCAACCAGTATCTTGCAAACATGAGTGAGCATTATGACATTCCTAAAGTTGGTCCAGGATGA